In Streptomyces sp. NBC_00704, a genomic segment contains:
- a CDS encoding ABC transporter permease, whose amino-acid sequence MSAVNDSLVIARRNLIRMSRIPEMIIFGLIQPIMFVVLFTYVFGGSMNVGGSTDPDVYKNFLMAGIFAQTVTFATAGAGAGIADDMHKGLIDRFRSLPMARGAVLTGRTLADLVQTALTLLVLAVVALLVGWRPGFASPTNFGKVMAGFGLLLLLGYAFTWIGALIGLSVRTPEAATSGGLIWLFPVTFISNAFVDSSQMASWLRPIAEWNPFSATVQACRKLFGDPGVSPSDAWPMAHPVWASLIYSVVIIAIFRTLAVRKYRSATA is encoded by the coding sequence ATGAGCGCCGTGAACGACTCCCTGGTCATCGCGCGCAGGAATCTGATCCGCATGAGCCGGATTCCGGAGATGATCATTTTTGGGCTGATCCAGCCCATCATGTTCGTGGTCCTGTTCACGTACGTCTTCGGCGGCTCGATGAACGTCGGAGGCTCCACCGACCCGGACGTCTACAAGAACTTCCTGATGGCGGGCATCTTCGCGCAGACGGTCACCTTCGCCACCGCCGGAGCCGGCGCGGGCATCGCCGACGACATGCACAAGGGCCTGATCGACCGCTTCCGCTCGCTGCCCATGGCGCGCGGCGCGGTGCTCACGGGCCGTACCCTGGCCGACCTCGTGCAGACCGCGCTGACGCTGCTCGTCCTGGCGGTCGTCGCGCTACTGGTGGGCTGGCGGCCCGGCTTCGCGTCACCCACCAACTTCGGCAAGGTCATGGCGGGCTTCGGCCTGCTGCTGCTCCTCGGCTACGCGTTCACCTGGATCGGCGCCCTCATCGGCCTGTCGGTCCGCACGCCCGAGGCGGCCACCTCGGGCGGACTGATCTGGCTCTTCCCGGTGACGTTCATCTCCAACGCGTTCGTGGACTCCTCGCAGATGGCGTCCTGGCTGCGGCCGATCGCCGAGTGGAACCCGTTCAGCGCCACCGTCCAGGCGTGCCGCAAACTCTTCGGGGATCCGGGGGTCTCGCCGTCCGACGCGTGGCCGATGGCCCACCCCGTGTGGGCTTCGCTGATCTACTCGGTGGTGATCATCGCGATCTTCCGCACGCTGGCGGTGCGCAAGTACCGCTCGGCCACGGCCTGA
- a CDS encoding cystathionine gamma-synthase, which yields MSDRHISQHFETLAIHAGNTADPLTGAVVPPIYQVSTYKQDGVGGLRGGYEYSRSANPTRTALEENLAALEGGRRGLAFASGLAAEDCLLRTLLSPGDHVVIPNDAYGGTFRLFAKVVARWGVEWSVADTSDPAAVRAAITPKTKAVWVETPSNPLLGITDIAALAQVARDAGAKLVVDNTFATPYLQQPLALGADVVVHSLTKYMGGHSDVVGGALITGDAALGEELAFHQNAMGAVAGPFDSWLVLRGTKTLSVRMDRHSENAGKIADMLTRHARVTHVLYPGLPEHPGHEVAAKQMRAFGGMVSFRVAGGEEAAVEVCNRAKVFTLGESLGGVESLIEHPGRMTHASVAGSALEVPADLVRLSVGIENVDDLLEDLQQALG from the coding sequence ATGAGCGACAGGCACATCAGTCAGCACTTCGAGACCCTCGCGATCCACGCGGGCAACACCGCCGATCCTCTCACCGGCGCGGTCGTCCCCCCGATCTACCAGGTCTCGACCTACAAGCAGGACGGCGTCGGCGGCCTGCGCGGCGGCTACGAGTACAGCCGCAGCGCCAACCCGACCAGGACCGCCCTGGAGGAGAACCTCGCGGCCCTGGAGGGCGGCCGCCGAGGTCTCGCGTTCGCTTCCGGACTGGCGGCCGAGGACTGCCTGTTGCGTACGCTGCTCAGCCCCGGCGACCACGTCGTCATCCCCAACGACGCCTACGGCGGCACCTTCCGCCTCTTCGCGAAGGTCGTCGCCCGGTGGGGCGTCGAGTGGTCGGTGGCCGACACCAGCGACCCGGCCGCCGTGCGCGCCGCGATCACCCCCAAGACCAAGGCCGTGTGGGTGGAAACCCCCTCCAACCCGCTCCTCGGCATCACCGACATCGCCGCCCTCGCCCAGGTCGCCCGCGACGCGGGCGCGAAGCTGGTCGTCGACAACACCTTCGCCACGCCGTACCTCCAGCAGCCGCTCGCGCTCGGCGCGGACGTCGTCGTGCACTCCCTGACCAAGTACATGGGCGGCCACTCGGACGTCGTCGGCGGCGCGCTGATCACCGGCGACGCGGCACTGGGCGAGGAGCTCGCCTTCCACCAGAACGCGATGGGCGCGGTCGCCGGGCCCTTCGACTCCTGGCTGGTGCTGCGCGGCACCAAGACGCTGTCCGTGCGCATGGACCGCCACAGCGAGAACGCCGGCAAGATCGCCGACATGCTGACCCGGCACGCGCGCGTGACGCACGTGCTGTACCCGGGCCTGCCGGAGCACCCCGGGCACGAGGTCGCGGCCAAGCAGATGCGCGCCTTCGGCGGGATGGTGTCCTTCCGGGTCGCCGGCGGCGAGGAAGCGGCCGTCGAGGTCTGCAACCGGGCCAAGGTGTTCACCCTGGGCGAGTCCCTGGGCGGCGTCGAGTCCCTGATCGAGCACCCGGGGCGCATGACGCACGCGTCCGTGGCCGGGTCCGCCCTGGAGGTTCCCGCCGACCTCGTCCGCCTGTCCGTGGGCATCGAGAACGTCGACGACCTCCTCGAGGACCTCCAGCAGGCCCTCGGCTAG
- a CDS encoding sigma factor-like helix-turn-helix DNA-binding protein, whose amino-acid sequence MRDSRTVQEIHRAREFEAFVAGAGGRLLHTATLLTAESPADNPRARRLLTLALARTYACWDRLRGEDPYDRAREQLATRFAHYAWHAYVRRLYDALPLDRVLPPGGLPALRRDVVPEPRRRRPAAAGPLALLAPQERLVLVLRLYEGVAEEQAAALLGLPVDRVRTLCDRATTTLLRPPRARTTVTPRAKAAAS is encoded by the coding sequence GTGCGTGACAGCCGTACGGTCCAGGAGATCCACCGCGCCAGGGAGTTCGAGGCGTTCGTGGCCGGCGCGGGCGGCCGGCTGCTGCACACCGCCACGCTGCTCACCGCCGAGTCCCCGGCGGACAACCCCCGCGCGCGCCGCCTCCTGACCCTCGCCCTCGCGCGCACGTACGCGTGCTGGGACCGGCTGCGCGGCGAGGACCCGTACGACCGCGCCCGCGAGCAGCTGGCGACGCGCTTCGCCCACTACGCCTGGCACGCGTACGTGCGGCGCCTCTACGACGCCCTGCCTCTCGACCGCGTCCTGCCCCCCGGCGGCCTCCCGGCGCTGCGCCGGGACGTCGTGCCGGAGCCCCGGCGCCGCCGCCCCGCAGCCGCCGGCCCGCTCGCGCTCCTCGCCCCTCAGGAACGCCTCGTACTGGTCCTCAGGCTGTACGAGGGCGTCGCCGAGGAACAGGCGGCGGCCCTGCTGGGCCTGCCCGTCGACCGAGTCCGCACCCTCTGCGACCGGGCCACCACGACCCTGCTGCGCCCGCCCCGCGCGCGGACGACGGTGACGCCCCGGGCGAAGGCGGCCGCCTCGTGA
- the mca gene encoding mycothiol conjugate amidase Mca, with protein sequence MTDQLRLMAVHAHPDDESSKGAATMAKYVSEGVDVLVVTCTGGERGSILNPKLQGDAYIEEHIHEVRKKEMDEAREILGVRQEWLGFVDSGLPEGDPLPPLPEGCFALEDVDAAAGALVKQIRSFRPQVITTYDENGGYPHPDHIMTHKISMVAFEGADDTDTYPEAEFGPAYRPLKLYYNQGFNRPRTEALHHALIERGMESPYAEWLQRWAEFGRPERTLTTHIPCADFFEIRDKALIAHATQIDPDGGWFRVPMDVQREVWPTEEYELAKSRVDTSLPEDDLFAGIRDNA encoded by the coding sequence TTGACTGACCAGCTGCGACTGATGGCCGTCCACGCCCACCCCGACGACGAGTCGAGCAAGGGCGCGGCCACCATGGCGAAGTACGTGTCCGAGGGGGTGGACGTGCTGGTCGTGACCTGCACGGGCGGGGAGCGCGGCTCCATCCTCAACCCCAAGCTGCAGGGCGACGCGTACATCGAGGAGCACATCCACGAGGTGCGCAAGAAGGAGATGGACGAGGCCAGGGAGATCCTCGGCGTCCGGCAGGAGTGGCTCGGCTTCGTCGACTCCGGGCTCCCCGAGGGCGACCCGCTGCCGCCGCTGCCCGAGGGCTGCTTCGCCCTGGAGGACGTCGACGCGGCGGCCGGCGCGCTGGTGAAGCAGATCCGCTCCTTCCGTCCCCAGGTGATCACCACCTACGACGAGAACGGCGGCTACCCGCACCCCGACCACATCATGACCCACAAGATCTCGATGGTGGCCTTCGAGGGCGCGGACGACACCGACACGTACCCCGAGGCCGAGTTCGGGCCCGCGTACCGGCCGCTGAAGCTGTACTACAACCAGGGCTTCAACCGTCCCCGCACCGAGGCGCTGCACCACGCGCTGATCGAGCGCGGCATGGAGTCGCCCTATGCCGAGTGGCTCCAGCGCTGGGCGGAGTTCGGCCGGCCCGAGCGCACGCTCACCACGCACATCCCGTGCGCCGACTTCTTCGAGATCCGCGACAAGGCGCTGATCGCCCACGCCACGCAGATCGACCCGGACGGCGGCTGGTTCCGCGTTCCGATGGACGTCCAGCGCGAGGTCTGGCCGACGGAGGAGTACGAGCTCGCGAAGTCGCGCGTCGATACCTCCCTCCCCGAGGACGACCTCTTTGCGGGCATCCGCGACAATGCCTGA
- a CDS encoding MarR family winged helix-turn-helix transcriptional regulator — protein MSMDMTTVGDTGLLDTLQHEVAVFARRAEQTRLGGVGQVRNSMDRAAYLLLNRLDNEGPMGVKALAASMGIDSSTVTRQVAPLVDTGLVKRTSHPEDGRAVVLQLSPRGQARLEEVRSSRRQLMAELTDDWAPEERETFCALLTRFNTALSSRMSAHGLPGADSSTPAS, from the coding sequence ATGTCGATGGACATGACGACAGTCGGTGACACCGGTCTCCTCGACACGTTGCAGCACGAGGTCGCGGTGTTCGCCCGCCGGGCCGAGCAGACCCGGCTCGGCGGCGTCGGACAGGTGCGCAACTCCATGGACCGCGCCGCATACCTGCTGCTCAACCGCCTCGACAACGAAGGCCCCATGGGCGTCAAGGCACTCGCCGCGAGCATGGGCATCGACTCGTCCACCGTCACCCGGCAGGTGGCGCCGCTCGTCGACACCGGCCTGGTCAAGCGGACCTCCCACCCCGAGGACGGCAGGGCCGTGGTGCTCCAGCTGTCCCCGCGCGGGCAGGCCCGCCTGGAGGAAGTCCGCTCCTCGCGGCGGCAGTTGATGGCCGAACTGACGGACGACTGGGCGCCGGAGGAGCGCGAGACGTTCTGCGCGCTCCTCACCCGCTTCAACACGGCCCTCTCCTCACGGATGTCCGCTCACGGCCTCCCGGGCGCCGACTCCTCGACGCCCGCTTCCTGA
- a CDS encoding DUF4307 domain-containing protein, whose translation MSTASTRPPEGRYGRSSDERADHKLKIAGVVLGALLLALMGYFAYHYVGQNKISAEVIAFKATADDAVEVHLEVRKDSGTSGYCTVRSQSAEGAEVGRADFRFSGGDSRIDKVVTLRTTAKGTTAELLGCHAD comes from the coding sequence ATGAGCACGGCGAGCACACGACCGCCCGAGGGCCGCTACGGCCGTTCCTCGGACGAGCGCGCCGACCACAAGCTCAAGATCGCCGGTGTCGTCCTGGGCGCGCTGCTCCTGGCTCTGATGGGCTACTTCGCCTACCACTACGTCGGCCAGAACAAGATCAGCGCCGAGGTGATCGCGTTCAAGGCGACCGCGGACGACGCGGTGGAGGTTCACCTGGAGGTCCGCAAGGACTCCGGCACGAGCGGCTACTGCACGGTGCGCTCGCAGTCCGCCGAGGGCGCCGAGGTGGGCCGGGCGGACTTCCGTTTCTCCGGCGGGGACTCGCGCATCGACAAGGTGGTCACGCTGCGTACGACGGCGAAGGGCACGACGGCCGAGCTGCTCGGCTGCCATGCCGACTGA
- the greA gene encoding transcription elongation factor GreA produces the protein MTQTSESVTWLTQEAYNKLKVELEYLTGPARTEIAQKIAAAREEGDLRENGGYHAAKEEQGKQELRVRQLTQLLENAKVGEAPASTDGAVAPGMVVTIAFDGDEDDTMTFLLASREYASSDIETYSPQSPLGTGVIGHKVGEDAEYELPNGKRASVRILKAEPYNG, from the coding sequence GTGACCCAGACCAGCGAGTCCGTCACCTGGCTGACCCAGGAGGCGTACAACAAGCTCAAGGTCGAGCTTGAGTACCTTACTGGTCCTGCGCGCACGGAGATCGCCCAGAAGATCGCCGCCGCGCGCGAGGAGGGGGACCTGCGCGAGAACGGTGGGTACCACGCGGCCAAGGAGGAGCAGGGCAAGCAGGAGCTCCGTGTGCGCCAGCTGACCCAGCTCCTCGAGAACGCCAAGGTCGGCGAGGCTCCGGCCTCTACGGACGGTGCGGTGGCGCCCGGCATGGTCGTGACGATCGCCTTCGACGGCGACGAGGACGACACCATGACCTTCCTGCTCGCCTCGCGCGAGTACGCCAGCTCCGACATCGAGACCTACTCGCCGCAGTCCCCGCTGGGCACCGGCGTGATCGGCCACAAGGTCGGCGAGGACGCGGAGTACGAGCTGCCGAACGGCAAGAGGGCCTCCGTGCGCATCCTCAAGGCCGAGCCCTACAACGGCTGA
- a CDS encoding ATP-binding cassette domain-containing protein translates to MPGAIYAEGLVKTFGDVKALDGVDLDVPQGTVLGLLGPNGAGKTTAVRCLTTLLRPDRGRAVVAGFDVLKHPDDVRRSIGLSGQFAAVDEYLTGRENLQMVGRLYQMKAAPAKARAAELLDQFDLADAADRPAKTYSGGMRRRLDLAAALVVSPPVMFMDEPTTGLDPRNRQLLWEVIKRLVSDGTTLLLTTQYLEEADHLAHDIAVVDHGRVIARGTSDELKARTGGERVEVVVHERDHIPVAREVLSGFGKGETTVEQHTRRLTVPVTGGAKLLAEVIRELDGRGIEIDDIGLRRPTLDDVFLSLTGHVAEAKAEESGTTKGQSEKETVG, encoded by the coding sequence ATGCCAGGCGCCATCTACGCCGAAGGTCTGGTGAAGACCTTCGGCGACGTAAAGGCTCTGGACGGCGTGGACCTCGACGTGCCGCAGGGCACGGTCCTGGGCCTGCTCGGGCCGAACGGCGCGGGCAAGACCACCGCGGTCCGCTGTCTGACCACCTTGCTGCGCCCCGACCGGGGCCGTGCCGTGGTCGCCGGCTTCGACGTGCTCAAGCATCCCGACGACGTGCGCCGCTCGATCGGCCTGTCCGGCCAGTTCGCGGCGGTCGACGAATACCTCACCGGCCGCGAGAACCTGCAGATGGTCGGCCGGCTCTACCAGATGAAGGCCGCCCCGGCGAAGGCCCGCGCCGCCGAACTGCTCGACCAGTTCGACCTCGCGGACGCCGCCGACCGCCCCGCCAAGACCTACTCCGGAGGCATGCGCCGCCGCCTCGACCTGGCCGCGGCGCTGGTGGTCTCACCGCCCGTGATGTTCATGGACGAACCGACGACCGGCCTCGACCCGCGCAACCGCCAACTGCTGTGGGAGGTGATCAAGCGACTGGTCTCCGACGGCACGACCCTGCTGCTGACCACGCAGTACCTCGAAGAGGCCGACCACCTGGCGCACGACATCGCGGTCGTCGACCACGGCCGGGTCATCGCCCGCGGCACCTCCGACGAACTCAAGGCCCGCACCGGCGGCGAGCGCGTGGAGGTCGTGGTGCACGAACGCGACCACATCCCCGTGGCCCGCGAGGTGCTCTCCGGCTTCGGCAAGGGCGAGACCACCGTCGAGCAGCACACCCGCAGACTCACCGTGCCGGTCACCGGCGGCGCCAAGCTGCTCGCCGAGGTCATCCGCGAACTCGACGGGCGCGGCATCGAGATCGACGACATCGGCCTGCGCCGCCCCACCCTCGACGACGTCTTCCTGTCCCTGACCGGACACGTGGCCGAGGCGAAGGCGGAGGAGAGCGGGACAACCAAGGGACAGAGCGAGAAGGAGACCGTCGGATGA
- the ilvA gene encoding threonine ammonia-lyase, whose product MSYGMADSFRPVTLDDVRGARKMLAGVARTTAMEGSRHLTQLVGAPVHFKCENLQRTGSFKLRGAYVRIAGLLPEERAAGVVAASAGNHAQGVALASSLLGVRSTVFMPKGAPLPKISATREYGAEVRLHGQVVDETLAAAQEYAAETGAVFIHPFDHPDVIAGQGTVGLEILEQCPQVRTIVVGIGGGGLAAGIAVAVKALRPDVRIVGVQAAGAAAYPPSLAAGRPVSISNPATMADGIKVGRPGDVPFSLVGELVDEVRTVTEDELAAALLLCLERAKLVVEPAGASPVAALLGAPDAFEGPVVAVLSGGNVDPVLMERVLRHGMAAQGRYLAVRVRLTDRPGALASLLGALSVVDANVLDVSHLRTDPRLGLTEAEVELHLETKGPAHCAEVGRALRDAGYTVVG is encoded by the coding sequence ATGAGCTACGGCATGGCTGACTCCTTTCGCCCCGTCACGCTCGACGACGTGCGCGGCGCCCGGAAGATGCTGGCCGGTGTGGCGCGGACGACCGCGATGGAGGGCAGCAGGCATCTGACCCAGCTGGTGGGGGCGCCGGTCCACTTCAAGTGCGAGAACCTCCAGCGGACGGGGTCGTTCAAGCTGCGCGGGGCGTATGTGCGCATCGCCGGGCTGCTGCCGGAGGAGCGGGCGGCCGGGGTGGTCGCGGCCAGCGCGGGCAACCACGCGCAGGGAGTGGCGCTGGCGTCGTCGCTGCTCGGCGTGCGTTCCACGGTGTTCATGCCGAAGGGCGCGCCGCTGCCGAAGATCAGCGCCACGCGGGAGTACGGCGCGGAGGTGCGCCTGCACGGCCAGGTGGTCGACGAGACGCTGGCCGCGGCGCAGGAGTACGCGGCCGAGACGGGTGCGGTGTTCATCCACCCCTTCGACCACCCTGACGTCATCGCTGGTCAGGGCACGGTCGGGCTGGAGATCCTGGAGCAGTGCCCGCAGGTGCGCACGATCGTCGTCGGGATCGGCGGGGGCGGTCTGGCGGCGGGGATCGCGGTCGCGGTGAAGGCGCTGCGGCCCGACGTGCGGATCGTCGGCGTGCAGGCGGCCGGGGCCGCCGCGTATCCGCCCTCGCTTGCGGCCGGCCGGCCGGTGTCGATCAGCAACCCGGCGACGATGGCCGACGGCATCAAGGTCGGCCGGCCCGGCGACGTGCCGTTCTCGCTCGTCGGTGAACTGGTGGACGAGGTGCGCACGGTCACGGAGGACGAGCTGGCCGCGGCGCTGCTGCTGTGCCTGGAGCGGGCCAAGCTGGTCGTCGAGCCGGCCGGGGCGAGCCCGGTGGCCGCGCTGCTCGGGGCGCCGGACGCCTTCGAGGGCCCGGTGGTGGCGGTGCTCTCCGGGGGCAACGTCGACCCGGTGCTGATGGAGCGCGTCCTGCGGCACGGCATGGCCGCGCAGGGCCGCTACCTGGCCGTACGGGTGCGGCTGACGGACCGGCCGGGCGCCCTCGCCTCGCTCCTGGGGGCGTTGTCAGTGGTCGACGCTAACGTGCTGGACGTCAGCCATCTGCGAACCGACCCCCGGCTCGGGCTGACGGAGGCGGAGGTCGAACTGCACCTGGAGACGAAGGGTCCGGCGCACTGCGCCGAGGTCGGCCGGGCGTTGCGCGACGCCGGATACACCGTCGTCGGCTGA